In the genome of Cercospora beticola chromosome 2, complete sequence, one region contains:
- a CDS encoding uncharacterized protein (CAZy:GH27) has translation MFSNAFATAALLAAPATLVHALDNGFGRTPVMGFNTYNDVGCSPNQTYVDATIRAFAQKGFKDAGYKYFQVDCGWQGFQRASNGSLTYDASTFPNGIAPLSKLARDSGFQWSMYTDQGKFSCDTRTAAQGLRPGSLGFENQDALQFAGWNTAYVKVDNCYIDSADNNAPKDPRTDFPDRFGKMSTALQNVGIKGMLVCQWGTPYASSTGLQGPAEWTPPLANSYRVSDDITQGWASVLRILNQGIHVNLRGLNAPGKFSDMDLLEVGNPGMSTDEQATHFAVWALFKSALMVSTPVPSMSDTTRNILLNKDLIAINQDSAGQPVKLIQRFSNDRDVYAGPLANGDQAVLLVDHSNTVRTLSIDFASLGIRSATVKNLWTGRTTTGQTSYSAQVNAHGSLPLRLSNIVTQSVSAPRLTWIEAESGSFAGGANVQSCSGCSGGQKAGNIGNGGGSLTLSNVRTSQATQDLRFDYIDCEVGYMGGLNTRGASISVNGGPGQSVIFPLTGYNWDKDVAKNHLVRLSGFSTTGTNTIKISGLSGNTQYAPDFDRIGVVA, from the exons ATGTTCTCGAACGCTTTCGCAACGGCTGCTTTGCTTGCGGCTCCGGCCACTCTAGTCCATGCATTGGACAATGGCTTCGGCAGGACGCCTGTCATGGGGTTCAATACCTATAATGACGTCGGATGTTCGCCGAATCAAACCTATGTTGATGCAACAATCCGCGCTTTTGCACAGAAGGGTTTCAAGGATGCGGGATACAAGTACTTCCAGGTCGATTGTGGCTGGCAGGGCTTCCAGCGAGCATCGAACGGCTCTCTCACATACGATGCGTCAACTTTCCCCAACG GCATTGCACCTTTGAGTAAGCTTGCAAGGGATTCGGGCTTCCAATGGAGTATGTACACCGACCAGGGCAAATTTTCCTGTGATACAAGGACTGCAGCGCAAGGATTGAGGCCAGGCAGTCTTGGGTTCGAGAACCAAGATGCTCTGCAATTTGCAGGATGGAACACGGCATACGTGAAG GTCGACAATTGTTACATCGACAGTGCGGACAACAATGCTCCTAAAGATCCCCGCACAGACTTTCCAGATCGATTCGGAAAAATGTCGACAGCATTGCAGAACGTTGGCATCAAAGGCATGCTTGTGTGTCAATGGGGCACGCCATACGCAAGCTCGACCGGTCTGCAAGGCCCTGCTGAATGGACACCACCGCTCGCGAATTCGTATCGTGTATCCGACGACATTACCCAAGGCTGGGCGAGCGTACTCCGTATTCTGAACCAGGGTATCCACGTCAACCTCAGAGGTCTCAACGCTCCAGGTAAATTCAGTGATATGGATTTGCTCGAGGTCGGTAATCCCGGCATGTCTACGGACGAGCAGGCTACCCACTTTGCCGTATGGGCTTTGTTCAAGAGTGCCTTGATGGTGTCCACACCTGTTCCATCAATGTCGGATACCACAAGGAACATCTTATTGAACAAAGACTTGATCGCGATCAACCAGGATTCTGCTGGTCAACCTGTCAAGCTCATCCAGCGCTTCAGCAATGATAGGGATGTCTATGCCGGCCCTCTTGCCAACGGCGATCAGGCAGTATTGCTCGTGGACCATTCGAACACCGTCCGAACGCTTTCCATCGACTTCGCCAGCCTTGGTATCCGTTCAGCAACAGTCAAGAACCTCTGGACAGGCCGCACCACAACTGGCCAAACCTCCTATTCCGCCCAAGTCAACGCCCACGGCTCACTTCCCCTTCGTCTCAGCAACATTGTAACACAATCTGTTTCCGCACCTAGACTTACCTGGATTGAAGCCGAGTCTGGCTCCTTCGCTGGAGGTGCCAACGTCCAGTCCTGCTCTGGATGCTCTGGAGGTCAGAAAGCTGGCAACATTGGAAATGGAGGAGGGTCCTTAACGCTCAGCAATGTTCGAACCAGTCAAGCAACACAGGATTTGAGATTTGATTACATCGATTGCGAAGTCGGATATATGGGCGGCTTGAACACTCGAGGCGCAAGCATCAGCGTTAATGGAGGGCCAGGACAAAGCGTCATCTTCCCGTTGACAGGATACAATTGGGACAAGGATGTCGCGAAGAACCATCTGGTGAGGTTGAGTGGTTTCAGCACGACGGGAACGAATACCATCAAGATCAGTGGGTTGAGTGGCAATACTCAGTACGCTCCGGACTTTGACAGGATTGGAGTTGTGGCTTAA